A segment of the Oscillospiraceae bacterium genome:
AGAATCCCCACAATGACGAGCAGCGAGCCGCAGACCGTGTTTACGAGCCGATAGTGTTTTTTGATAAAGCCGAACAGGTTCTTTAACCGGTCAATCAGCACCGCGCTGAGCAAAAACGGAACGCCGAGGCCGAGGGAAAAGACCGCAAGCAGCAAGATCCCGCTGACAACCGTGTCGCTGTTCGCGGCAAGGCCGAGCGCTGAACCTAAGA
Coding sequences within it:
- a CDS encoding cytochrome c biogenesis protein CcdA encodes the protein FIGVFRIGFLNRSAKIKTEVKPLGFFPALLFGVIFAVGWTPCVGAFLGSALGLAANSDTVVSGILLLAVFSLGLGVPFLLSAVLIDRLKNLFGFIKKHYRLVNTVCGSLLVIVGILMMAGVADRLMTALNT